The following are encoded in a window of Flavobacterium cupriresistens genomic DNA:
- a CDS encoding serine hydrolase, translating into MKKPKFALTILTTFLLLTTSNIFAQLSSKEVDALVEKSIEKFNVAGVAVAIIKDGKVIHKKGYGVKSINTKQAVDEHTNFQIASNSKAFTTAALAILVDEGKISWKDKVKTYIPEFKMYNEYVTEHFLIEDLLCHRSGLGLGAGDLMFFPNGTDFTIKDVLSNFQHFKPVSEFRTQFDYDNLLYFVAGELTARVSGMSWEAFIETKIMNPLQMNNSHASLKDIKDKSNLATPHSTNGTENNKIKTIQGFEEMVNGAPGGIVSNADDMSKWVLVQLNKGKYGDQLDKQLFSPERQNEMWKLYSVLPADPDPRYKQHFNGYGLGWFLADVKGNLSVSHTGGLPGMLSIVTMIPDLNLGVVVLTNTENGGAGVFSAVSQTILDSYLGLDDYGWIDKHASFLESQKNVDNEAVKKVWETVNKAKNIKIKNEDFIGQYEDKWFGKMEIFLKGNQLWFKSLRSPKLNGPMQLYKANTFAIKWEYQDMNCDAFASFSLDEEGKAQSIKMKGISPTIDFSFDFQDLDLKRVK; encoded by the coding sequence ATGAAAAAACCAAAATTCGCATTAACCATTTTAACCACTTTCTTATTACTTACCACCAGTAATATCTTTGCTCAACTCTCTTCAAAAGAAGTTGATGCCCTTGTAGAAAAATCAATCGAAAAATTTAATGTTGCCGGAGTTGCAGTCGCCATTATAAAAGATGGAAAAGTGATCCACAAGAAAGGATATGGCGTTAAGTCTATCAACACAAAACAAGCTGTCGACGAGCACACCAATTTTCAAATTGCTTCTAACAGCAAAGCTTTTACTACTGCCGCGTTAGCTATTCTAGTCGATGAAGGAAAGATTTCCTGGAAAGACAAAGTGAAGACCTATATTCCCGAATTTAAAATGTACAATGAGTACGTAACAGAACATTTTCTTATCGAAGATTTATTATGTCATCGTAGCGGACTTGGTTTAGGCGCCGGAGATTTAATGTTTTTTCCTAACGGTACTGACTTTACCATAAAAGATGTTTTAAGCAATTTTCAGCATTTTAAACCTGTTTCGGAATTCAGAACACAGTTTGATTATGACAATCTGCTTTATTTTGTAGCAGGCGAGCTGACCGCAAGAGTAAGCGGAATGAGCTGGGAGGCATTTATCGAAACCAAAATCATGAATCCTTTACAGATGAACAACTCACATGCTTCTCTTAAAGACATAAAAGACAAATCTAATCTAGCTACACCCCACTCGACAAACGGTACCGAGAACAACAAAATAAAAACCATTCAAGGGTTTGAAGAAATGGTAAACGGTGCTCCCGGTGGCATTGTATCTAATGCAGATGATATGTCAAAATGGGTTCTGGTACAATTAAACAAAGGGAAATACGGAGACCAATTAGACAAACAACTTTTCTCTCCGGAAAGACAAAATGAAATGTGGAAATTGTACTCAGTCCTTCCAGCGGATCCGGACCCGAGATACAAACAACATTTTAACGGTTATGGATTAGGTTGGTTTTTAGCTGATGTAAAAGGAAATCTAAGCGTTTCCCACACAGGTGGATTACCGGGAATGCTTTCTATAGTTACAATGATTCCGGATTTAAATTTAGGGGTCGTAGTTTTAACCAATACCGAAAATGGTGGCGCCGGTGTTTTCTCTGCCGTAAGTCAAACCATTCTCGACAGTTACTTAGGTCTGGACGATTACGGGTGGATTGACAAACATGCCTCTTTTTTAGAGTCACAAAAGAACGTAGACAATGAAGCCGTTAAAAAAGTTTGGGAAACCGTAAACAAAGCCAAAAATATCAAAATCAAAAACGAAGACTTTATCGGGCAATACGAAGATAAATGGTTCGGAAAAATGGAAATATTTCTGAAAGGAAATCAATTATGGTTCAAATCTCTTCGTTCACCAAAACTAAACGGACCAATGCAACTTTACAAAGCAAATACTTTTGCTATAAAATGGGAATATCAGGATATGAATTGCGATGCGTTTGCCTCCTTTAGTTTAGATGAAGAAGGAAAAGCACAAAGCATAAAAATGAAAGGGATATCTCCAACGATTGATTTTAGTTTTGATTTTCAGGATTTAGATCTTAAGAGAGTTAAATAG
- the rseP gene encoding RIP metalloprotease RseP: MDIVIKLSQFLLSLSLLIILHELGHFIPAKLFKTRVEKFYLFFDVKFSLLKKKIGETEYGIGWLPLGGYVKISGMIDESMDKEQMALPPEPWEFRSKPAWQRLIIMLGGVTVNFILAFVIYIGMAYAYGEMFIANKDLKDGLLIENKAMLNAGFKTGDIIVGIDGEKVIRYDSDVNRKLATSKEVVIDRNGTEQTIAIPNDFVDQYSKAGKDALATFRVPFVIGKIADDSKNTVLKPKDILLSLNGQKVKYLDEAKTILENNKGKTVEATLLRNQKEEKVKLMVANDGKLGIQLAGLDLDSLEKLGYYKISKREFSFLESIPVGIERGKDQLVGYGKQLKLIFNPETKAYKQVGGFAAIFNVFPKTWSWEAFWSITALLSIMLGVMNLLPIPALDGGHVMFLLYEIISGRKPSDKFLENAQMVGFVLLISLLLFANGNDIYKAIVGK; this comes from the coding sequence ATGGACATAGTTATCAAGCTCTCTCAATTTCTATTGAGTTTATCATTACTTATTATTCTTCACGAATTAGGACATTTTATTCCTGCAAAATTATTTAAAACCAGAGTTGAGAAATTTTACTTATTTTTTGATGTGAAATTTTCTCTTTTGAAAAAGAAAATCGGAGAAACTGAATACGGAATCGGTTGGTTACCTTTAGGAGGTTATGTGAAAATCTCAGGAATGATCGACGAAAGTATGGATAAAGAACAAATGGCTTTACCTCCAGAACCTTGGGAGTTTCGCTCTAAGCCGGCTTGGCAACGTTTAATTATTATGCTTGGGGGTGTAACTGTAAATTTCATCCTTGCTTTCGTTATCTACATCGGAATGGCTTACGCTTATGGTGAAATGTTTATTGCCAACAAAGACTTAAAAGACGGTCTTTTGATCGAAAACAAAGCAATGTTAAATGCCGGTTTTAAAACAGGTGATATCATTGTTGGTATAGATGGAGAAAAAGTGATCCGATATGACAGCGATGTTAATAGAAAATTAGCTACCTCTAAGGAAGTAGTAATTGACAGAAACGGAACAGAACAAACAATTGCAATCCCAAATGATTTTGTTGATCAGTATTCTAAAGCAGGAAAAGATGCTTTGGCTACTTTTCGTGTTCCATTTGTAATTGGAAAAATAGCTGATGATTCTAAAAATACAGTTTTGAAACCAAAAGATATTCTTTTATCACTTAACGGACAAAAGGTAAAATATCTTGATGAAGCAAAAACAATATTGGAAAACAATAAAGGTAAAACCGTTGAGGCTACTTTACTTCGCAATCAAAAAGAAGAAAAAGTAAAACTAATGGTTGCTAATGACGGAAAATTAGGCATACAATTGGCTGGCTTAGATTTAGATTCTTTGGAAAAATTAGGCTACTATAAAATCAGTAAAAGAGAATTCTCCTTTTTAGAATCTATTCCGGTAGGAATCGAAAGAGGAAAAGATCAATTGGTAGGATATGGTAAACAACTTAAATTAATCTTTAATCCGGAAACCAAAGCATACAAACAAGTAGGTGGTTTTGCGGCTATTTTTAATGTTTTTCCTAAAACTTGGAGCTGGGAAGCTTTTTGGTCTATCACGGCTTTATTGTCAATTATGCTTGGAGTAATGAACTTATTGCCGATTCCTGCTCTTGATGGTGGACATGTAATGTTTTTATTGTACGAAATAATTAGTGGCAGAAAACCGAGTGATAAATTCCTTGAAAATGCACAAATGGTTGGTTTCGTTTTACTTATCTCATTGCTTTTATTTGCTAATGGAAATGATATCTACAAAGCAATTGTTGGCAAATAA
- a CDS encoding NADH:flavin oxidoreductase/NADH oxidase, whose amino-acid sequence MASILFAPLTLKKITLKNRIVISPMCQYSAIDGFANDWHLVHLGSRASGGAGLIIQEATAVSPEARISPCDLGIWKDEHIEKLKTINEFIRSQNAVPGIQLAHAGRKASVSVPWEGNKKLDIGHEGWQTVAPSAIAYHETEPFLPTALDKIGIEKVLSDFKTATKRAVKAGYQLVEIHGAHGYLLHQFLSPLTNKRTDEYGGSFENRIRFTLEVVEAVQSEWPSDLPLLVRISATDWAEGGWNPEESVELSRILKEKGVDLIDVSSGGLVSHQQIPLEPNYQVSFAEKIKEETAILTGAVGMITEAEQAEAILKEGQADLILFGRESLRNPNLPLDFAADLNDDISWPKQYERAKGR is encoded by the coding sequence ATGGCTTCAATATTATTCGCTCCGCTTACCCTTAAAAAAATTACTTTAAAAAATAGAATTGTTATTTCGCCTATGTGTCAGTACTCTGCAATCGACGGATTCGCTAACGATTGGCACTTGGTTCATTTGGGAAGCCGTGCCAGCGGAGGTGCCGGTTTGATTATTCAGGAGGCAACAGCAGTTTCTCCTGAGGCTAGAATCTCTCCTTGTGATCTAGGAATATGGAAAGACGAGCACATTGAAAAACTTAAAACAATCAACGAATTTATCAGATCACAAAATGCCGTTCCCGGTATTCAATTGGCACATGCCGGACGAAAAGCAAGTGTTTCTGTGCCGTGGGAGGGCAACAAAAAATTAGATATTGGTCATGAGGGCTGGCAGACTGTTGCCCCGAGTGCAATTGCGTATCATGAAACGGAACCGTTTCTTCCAACTGCCTTAGATAAAATCGGAATTGAAAAAGTGCTTTCGGATTTTAAAACGGCAACTAAAAGAGCGGTTAAAGCCGGTTATCAGCTAGTGGAAATTCATGGCGCCCATGGTTACTTACTCCACCAGTTTTTATCTCCTTTAACGAATAAGCGAACGGATGAATATGGAGGAAGTTTTGAAAATCGTATTCGCTTTACACTCGAAGTTGTGGAAGCAGTTCAGTCAGAATGGCCGTCGGATTTACCATTGTTGGTTAGAATTTCGGCAACAGATTGGGCTGAGGGAGGATGGAATCCTGAAGAGTCAGTAGAACTTTCCAGAATTTTAAAAGAAAAGGGAGTTGATCTGATCGATGTTTCGTCAGGTGGATTAGTATCGCATCAGCAAATCCCGCTAGAGCCAAATTATCAGGTTTCTTTTGCGGAAAAAATCAAGGAAGAAACGGCTATTTTGACTGGAGCAGTTGGTATGATCACCGAGGCAGAACAGGCGGAAGCTATTTTAAAAGAAGGCCAAGCTGATTTGATTTTGTTTGGCAGGGAGTCGCTTCGTAATCCGAATTTACCTTTAGATTTTGCGGCAGATTTAAATGATGATATTTCATGGCCAAAACAGTACGAGAGAGCTAAAGGGAGATAA
- a CDS encoding Gfo/Idh/MocA family oxidoreductase, with amino-acid sequence MEKIKTALLSYGMSGKVFHAPFLSIHPGFELLGSWERSKKVIQEDYPSAKSYASIEELLAADVDLVIVNTPVGTHFEYAKKVLLAGKHAVVEKAFTTTVAEAEELAGIAKEKGLKLAVFQNRRWDSDFKTVQKIINEGVLGELVEAEFHFDRYNPLLSAKAHKETANDGAGILKDLGPHLIDQAVALFGSPKAVFADIRTTREGSVVDDWIDLLLIYADLRVRLKAGFFVKEANPAYTIHGKKGSFLKPRGDVQEDDLKAGKKPNLELWGTESESLQGLLHTEIDGKEIREKIPTLQGNYFSFFDGVYDAISNHKTEPVTAQDGVKVMQIIEAAIASNTQQKVINL; translated from the coding sequence ATGGAAAAAATAAAAACAGCACTATTATCATACGGAATGTCGGGGAAAGTTTTTCATGCTCCTTTTTTATCGATTCATCCGGGGTTTGAATTGTTGGGTTCTTGGGAAAGAAGTAAAAAAGTGATTCAAGAAGATTATCCGTCTGCAAAAAGTTATGCTTCCATTGAGGAATTATTGGCGGCTGATGTTGATTTGGTCATTGTAAATACCCCGGTTGGGACTCATTTCGAATATGCAAAAAAGGTACTCTTGGCAGGAAAACATGCCGTTGTAGAAAAAGCATTTACGACAACTGTAGCCGAAGCAGAAGAATTAGCCGGAATTGCTAAAGAAAAAGGATTAAAATTAGCTGTTTTTCAGAACAGACGCTGGGATAGTGATTTTAAGACCGTTCAGAAAATAATTAACGAAGGCGTTTTAGGAGAGTTGGTTGAAGCAGAGTTTCATTTTGATCGTTATAATCCGTTGTTGAGTGCAAAAGCACACAAGGAAACAGCGAACGATGGCGCCGGAATTTTAAAAGATTTAGGACCACATTTAATCGATCAGGCTGTTGCTTTATTTGGTTCTCCCAAAGCTGTTTTTGCCGATATCAGAACGACAAGAGAAGGTTCTGTCGTAGACGATTGGATCGATTTGTTGTTGATTTATGCGGATCTTAGAGTGCGACTAAAGGCAGGCTTTTTTGTGAAGGAAGCAAATCCGGCCTATACGATTCACGGTAAAAAAGGATCTTTCCTAAAACCTCGTGGCGATGTACAGGAAGATGATTTAAAAGCAGGAAAGAAACCAAATTTAGAATTATGGGGAACAGAGTCCGAAAGCTTACAAGGGCTACTGCATACTGAAATTGACGGAAAAGAAATTCGAGAAAAAATACCAACACTACAGGGGAATTATTTCAGTTTTTTTGATGGCGTTTACGACGCGATTTCAAACCATAAAACAGAACCGGTTACAGCACAAGACGGTGTAAAAGTAATGCAGATTATAGAAGCTGCAATTGCAAGTAATACCCAGCAAAAAGTGATTAATTTATAA
- a CDS encoding MFS transporter, which yields MIDFNPLALFQTKGKIKKVFREAKASYLNRIRFAVGMFYFGMGLSFATWASRIPDIKTALHLTEGDLGSILFALPMGQLLIMPFSGKMVTKFGSHRILIFSLIMYVLCLANLGLATTALQLSLGLFLFGLFGNLANIAVNTQGVYTEVLFKKTIMSSFHGMWSFAGFTGALVGLGMLALNLSPLHHFLIIAGIVLLMIVFNFKFLVKAKEKIKDKTEKKKLFVKPDSALIWLGVIGFCSMASEGVMFDWSGVYFKDVVQAPGPLVILGYTSFMIMMASGRFLGDGLINKFGRERVMQISGVMISAGLFTAVFLPYIIPCTIAFMLVGLGVATIVPTVYSMAGKNPTVPPGEALTIVSSVSFLGFLMGPPVIGHIAETFGLQFSFAFIGIFGVLIAFMVSKIRTTP from the coding sequence TTGATCGATTTCAATCCATTAGCACTATTTCAAACCAAAGGGAAAATTAAGAAAGTCTTTAGAGAGGCCAAGGCGTCATATCTAAACCGAATTCGTTTTGCTGTCGGAATGTTTTATTTTGGAATGGGTTTAAGTTTCGCTACCTGGGCGAGCCGAATTCCGGATATTAAAACCGCTTTGCATCTGACCGAAGGAGACTTAGGTTCTATCCTTTTTGCATTACCAATGGGGCAATTGTTGATTATGCCTTTTTCGGGAAAAATGGTAACGAAGTTTGGAAGCCATCGCATTTTAATTTTTTCTCTAATAATGTATGTTTTATGTCTTGCCAATTTAGGCTTGGCAACTACAGCTTTACAATTGTCATTGGGTTTATTTTTATTCGGTTTATTTGGAAACTTAGCCAACATAGCGGTTAATACTCAAGGCGTTTATACAGAGGTTCTTTTCAAAAAAACAATCATGTCCTCTTTTCATGGGATGTGGAGTTTTGCCGGATTTACAGGAGCCTTGGTTGGCTTAGGAATGTTGGCTTTAAACCTGAGTCCGCTTCATCATTTTTTAATTATCGCCGGAATTGTACTACTGATGATTGTTTTTAATTTTAAATTTTTGGTCAAAGCCAAAGAAAAAATCAAAGACAAAACAGAGAAAAAGAAACTATTTGTTAAACCCGATAGTGCTTTAATCTGGCTAGGTGTAATTGGTTTTTGCAGTATGGCAAGCGAAGGAGTAATGTTTGATTGGAGTGGTGTTTATTTTAAAGATGTTGTTCAGGCACCGGGTCCTTTGGTGATTTTAGGGTACACTTCATTTATGATTATGATGGCCAGCGGACGATTTTTAGGAGACGGATTAATCAACAAATTTGGTCGTGAACGTGTTATGCAAATCAGTGGCGTGATGATTTCAGCCGGACTTTTTACAGCTGTTTTTCTTCCTTATATTATTCCTTGTACTATTGCTTTTATGCTGGTTGGACTAGGAGTGGCAACGATTGTTCCAACAGTTTACAGTATGGCAGGTAAAAACCCGACTGTTCCACCCGGAGAAGCTTTAACGATTGTTTCGAGTGTTAGTTTTCTGGGTTTTTTAATGGGACCTCCCGTGATCGGACATATTGCTGAAACTTTTGGACTACAATTTTCTTTTGCTTTTATCGGAATCTTTGGTGTCCTGATTGCTTTTATGGTCTCTAAAATTCGAACAACTCCCTAG
- a CDS encoding carboxypeptidase-like regulatory domain-containing protein has protein sequence MEKMYLVFFVLLPFGFVFAQQDVILSGVVIDIKTQQPLENIVVSIQNSSATQLTKANGKFELHSALKGEQLLLLHSQGYKEVLLKVNLDSNHNLGIIQLEDNFSDDASATLITLSESDLTDDTSTSEMTSGLLQSSKDAFFQVSAFSWGQARFRVRGLDSENGTMMLNGIPMNKVYDGRPQWGNWGGLNDVLRNQEFSVGAASSDHTFGGILGTQQIYTRASIYKKGSRLLFSASNTTYNWRAIGTDASGTNASGWAYVISAGKRIGNEGFFEGTNFKGESFFISIEKKWNDRNALNFTGFYTPNSRGKNSPNTNEVTGLTNEKYNSYWGWQNGKKRNARVKNIEEPLLMLNHYFRINEKANLNSSVMYQFGKVGNSTIDYQNADSPDPVYYRKLPSYFTSLYAKDKGAFSGDFMPDHINAEKSKTLFLDHAQLNWEDLYRTNQKPILNLNNIITGFEPAQSHYVLYEDRTDDKTLAVNSNLNLQLTENSAFDGGIVFRSLKSHHFQSLVDLLGGLYFEDVDAFYTGAQAQSDLQNPNRQVKEGDVYGYNYKLLATIIDAFTQFKFNYNKFDFFLSQSYSVSEYQREGLYQNGIYPTTSLGKSKKVNFENFGFKGGFTCKISGKQWLFFNGMHYTRAPSLQNTFSNSRLNNTIVDDLGNEKISGAEGSYVFRMPKFKMRATVYYTLIRNSAKTSFFYAEGIFDKGKANNNTDAFVSQNLTQLDKKNIGVELSFEYQISAALKAIACLAYGNYTYSSNPKVSITNDANVVKENTQSTFDFGRSRLKDYKQSGMPQQACAVGLEYRAPKFWWLGVALNYLAENYIDVAPIARTDRFYINAKNGLFFPEATKERALRLLKQEKLDPISLVNITGGKSWSVFGNNIGLFVSVNNVLDVSYKTGGFEQARNANFRALNQDVSSGTPSFGAKYFYGYGRTYFVNLSVNF, from the coding sequence ATGGAAAAAATGTACTTGGTCTTTTTTGTTTTACTGCCTTTCGGTTTTGTTTTTGCGCAACAGGATGTGATTCTTTCAGGAGTGGTAATTGATATAAAAACACAACAACCGTTAGAGAATATCGTCGTAAGTATTCAGAACTCTTCTGCTACACAATTAACGAAAGCAAACGGAAAATTTGAACTGCATTCCGCTCTAAAAGGGGAACAATTGCTTTTGCTGCACAGTCAGGGTTATAAAGAGGTACTTCTAAAAGTAAATTTAGATTCCAATCATAATCTCGGAATAATACAACTGGAAGATAATTTTTCCGATGATGCTTCTGCTACTTTAATTACACTTTCAGAAAGTGACTTAACGGATGATACCAGTACGTCGGAGATGACATCAGGTCTTTTGCAATCTTCAAAAGATGCGTTTTTTCAGGTCTCCGCTTTTAGTTGGGGTCAGGCAAGATTTAGGGTTCGGGGATTAGACAGTGAAAACGGAACCATGATGCTCAACGGAATACCAATGAACAAAGTTTATGACGGAAGACCACAATGGGGAAACTGGGGCGGATTGAATGACGTACTTCGAAATCAGGAATTTTCAGTTGGAGCAGCTTCTTCAGACCATACTTTTGGAGGTATATTAGGTACACAACAGATTTATACACGAGCTTCCATTTATAAAAAAGGAAGTCGTCTTTTATTTTCAGCAAGCAACACCACTTACAATTGGCGGGCAATCGGAACCGATGCTTCCGGTACAAATGCCTCGGGTTGGGCGTATGTAATTTCGGCTGGAAAACGAATAGGAAACGAAGGCTTTTTTGAAGGAACAAATTTCAAAGGAGAGTCTTTTTTTATAAGTATTGAAAAGAAATGGAACGATAGAAACGCGCTTAATTTTACCGGATTTTATACACCAAATTCGCGTGGAAAGAATTCACCAAACACAAACGAAGTTACCGGATTGACCAACGAAAAATACAATTCGTACTGGGGATGGCAAAACGGAAAAAAACGGAATGCACGCGTAAAAAACATCGAAGAACCACTGTTAATGTTGAATCATTATTTTAGAATAAATGAAAAGGCAAATCTGAATTCAAGCGTTATGTATCAATTTGGTAAAGTGGGAAACAGTACAATTGACTACCAGAATGCAGATAGTCCGGATCCTGTCTATTACAGAAAATTGCCCAGTTATTTTACGTCACTTTATGCAAAAGACAAGGGAGCATTTTCGGGGGATTTTATGCCTGATCATATAAATGCGGAAAAAAGTAAAACATTGTTTTTAGACCATGCCCAACTAAACTGGGAAGACTTGTATCGGACGAATCAGAAGCCAATATTAAATTTGAACAATATAATTACAGGTTTTGAACCCGCGCAAAGCCATTATGTTTTATATGAAGACCGGACCGATGATAAAACACTGGCGGTAAACTCCAATTTAAACTTGCAACTTACTGAGAATAGTGCTTTTGATGGCGGCATCGTTTTTAGAAGCTTGAAATCACATCATTTTCAATCTCTAGTAGATTTGCTCGGAGGTTTATATTTTGAAGATGTTGATGCATTTTATACCGGTGCTCAGGCGCAATCTGATCTGCAGAATCCAAATCGTCAGGTCAAAGAAGGGGATGTTTATGGCTACAATTATAAGTTGCTGGCAACGATAATTGATGCTTTTACACAGTTCAAGTTCAACTATAATAAATTCGATTTCTTTTTATCCCAATCCTATTCTGTTTCAGAATACCAAAGAGAAGGATTATATCAAAATGGAATTTATCCAACAACGTCTCTTGGTAAAAGTAAAAAAGTAAATTTTGAAAATTTTGGTTTTAAAGGTGGATTCACCTGCAAGATTTCAGGCAAACAATGGTTGTTTTTTAATGGAATGCATTATACAAGAGCGCCGTCACTTCAAAATACGTTCTCTAATTCGAGGCTTAATAATACTATTGTTGACGATCTTGGAAATGAGAAAATCAGCGGTGCCGAAGGAAGTTATGTCTTTCGAATGCCCAAGTTCAAAATGAGAGCAACAGTGTATTATACTTTGATAAGAAATTCGGCTAAAACGTCTTTTTTTTATGCAGAAGGAATTTTTGACAAAGGAAAAGCTAATAATAATACAGATGCATTTGTAAGTCAGAATTTGACACAGTTAGACAAGAAAAACATTGGAGTTGAATTGAGTTTTGAGTATCAAATTTCAGCGGCATTAAAAGCTATAGCCTGTTTGGCATACGGTAACTATACCTACAGTAGCAATCCAAAGGTATCGATTACAAATGATGCAAATGTGGTGAAAGAAAATACACAGTCAACTTTTGATTTTGGAAGATCCCGGCTTAAAGATTACAAACAATCCGGTATGCCACAACAGGCCTGTGCAGTTGGACTGGAATACAGAGCGCCTAAATTTTGGTGGCTGGGAGTGGCTCTTAACTATTTGGCTGAAAATTATATTGATGTTGCTCCAATTGCCAGAACAGATCGTTTTTATATCAACGCTAAGAACGGGTTGTTTTTTCCTGAAGCGACCAAGGAGCGGGCTCTCCGTTTATTAAAGCAGGAAAAATTGGATCCAATATCGTTAGTGAATATTACAGGAGGTAAATCCTGGAGCGTTTTTGGAAACAATATAGGGCTTTTTGTGAGTGTAAATAATGTTCTGGATGTATCGTATAAAACCGGTGGTTTTGAGCAGGCCAGAAATGCCAATTTTAGAGCACTCAATCAAGATGTTTCGAGCGGAACTCCTTCGTTTGGGGCTAAATATTTCTACGGTTACGGAAGAACCTATTTCGTAAACCTAAGTGTTAATTTCTAA
- a CDS encoding DUF5689 domain-containing protein has protein sequence MMDSILKYFFALQLLLLCSCDAELESPEFSCTQPNLIVNQTVEKLKDVSELVPKQYGYDDVIEAYVVSTDEGGNFFKTIYLQTLKDSKEVVGFSVAVDVTNTYADFGVGNKVYLKLKNQFTDLYYGGLRIGSLYVSNAGDPTIGRISQNDYKNIMNASCVVVDENQLVRSFSIEEALNDKNLNTLIELKEVQFTEAAIGRHYFEESNNVGGATNWNLSDKTGNQIIFRTSNFANFAASAVPEGSGKVRGILTKFGSDYQLMARSESDVVMDGKRASPLFSEDFQSVKNNVAFSLLGWSNIVEKASKSWRSMFYGGNGYAEFNTTSTTAAENVAWLVSPKINLEGYKNAVFSFRSAQYNLKVDSPLNALEIYVSDDFDGLNIAKAKWTKLVAKLPNLSTPAREFISSGRIDLPSYSGNINIAFRYVGSGKDKTLNGAFMVDDIKIFAEK, from the coding sequence ATGATGGATAGCATCTTAAAATATTTTTTTGCACTACAATTATTGCTTTTATGTTCCTGTGATGCAGAACTGGAAAGTCCTGAGTTTAGTTGTACACAGCCCAATTTAATCGTAAATCAAACCGTAGAAAAACTAAAAGACGTTTCAGAACTTGTGCCAAAGCAATATGGTTATGATGATGTTATTGAAGCCTACGTCGTGTCGACAGATGAAGGGGGTAATTTTTTTAAAACGATTTATCTTCAGACATTAAAGGACAGTAAAGAGGTAGTAGGTTTTAGTGTGGCCGTCGATGTAACAAATACGTATGCTGATTTTGGTGTGGGCAATAAAGTGTATCTAAAGCTTAAAAATCAATTTACAGATTTATATTACGGAGGATTGCGAATTGGGAGTCTTTATGTGAGTAATGCCGGGGATCCAACAATAGGCAGAATTTCGCAAAATGACTATAAAAATATAATGAATGCGTCTTGCGTTGTAGTCGATGAAAATCAATTGGTTCGGTCTTTTTCTATTGAAGAAGCGTTAAACGATAAAAATCTCAATACGTTAATTGAACTTAAGGAGGTCCAATTCACAGAAGCCGCAATTGGGCGCCATTATTTTGAAGAATCCAATAATGTCGGGGGTGCAACCAATTGGAACCTGAGTGATAAAACAGGAAATCAGATTATTTTCAGAACGAGTAATTTTGCAAATTTTGCAGCTAGTGCGGTGCCGGAAGGAAGTGGGAAAGTACGAGGGATATTAACAAAATTTGGTTCTGACTACCAACTGATGGCGAGATCTGAAAGTGATGTCGTAATGGATGGAAAGAGGGCCAGTCCATTATTTTCAGAAGATTTTCAGTCGGTGAAAAACAATGTGGCTTTTAGTCTTCTAGGTTGGAGTAATATTGTTGAAAAAGCCAGTAAATCTTGGAGAAGTATGTTTTACGGCGGAAATGGTTATGCAGAGTTTAATACGACAAGTACAACAGCAGCAGAAAATGTCGCCTGGCTGGTTTCTCCTAAAATCAATTTAGAGGGATATAAAAATGCCGTGTTTTCTTTTAGAAGTGCGCAATACAATTTGAAGGTCGATTCACCATTAAACGCATTAGAAATTTACGTATCCGATGATTTTGACGGATTGAATATTGCCAAAGCAAAATGGACAAAATTGGTTGCAAAACTACCTAATTTATCAACTCCGGCACGTGAGTTTATATCCTCCGGCAGAATCGATTTACCATCCTATTCCGGAAATATTAATATTGCGTTCAGATATGTCGGATCCGGGAAAGACAAAACGTTAAATGGCGCTTTTATGGTGGACGACATTAAGATTTTTGCTGAAAAATAG